A part of Oryctolagus cuniculus chromosome 4, mOryCun1.1, whole genome shotgun sequence genomic DNA contains:
- the LOC138843260 gene encoding large ribosomal subunit protein eL21, which yields MTNTKGKRRGTRYMFSRPFRKHGVVPLATYMRIYKKGDIVDIKGMGTVQKGMPHKCYHGKTGRVYNVTQHAVGIVVNKQVKGKILAKRINVRIEHIKHSKSRDSFLKRVKENDQKKKEAKEKGTWVQLKRQPAPPREAHFVRTNGKEPELLEPIPYEFMA from the coding sequence ATGACgaacacaaagggaaagaggCGAGGTACCCGGTACATGTTCTCCAGGCCTTTCAGAAAACATGGAGTTGTTCCTTTGGCCACATACATGCGCATTTACAAGAAAGGTGACATTGTGGACATCAAGGGAATGGGTACTGTTCAAAAAGGAATGCCCCATAAATGTTACCATGGAAAAACTGGAAGAGTCTACAATGTTACCCAGCATGCTGTTGGCATTGTTGTAAACAAACAAGTGAAAGGCAAGATTCTTGCCAAGAGAATAAATGTGCGTATTGAACACATTAAGCACTCTAAGAGCAGAGATAGCTTCTTGAAACGtgtgaaggaaaatgatcagaagaagaaggaagccaaagagaagggtacctgggttcaactaaagcgtcagcctgctccacccagagaagcccactttgtcagaaccaatggaaaggagccTGAGTTGCTGGAACCCATTCCTTATGAATTCATGGCATGA